AAGGAGTGGATCCTACCGATGGGGACCTTGGGGCATGGGCTGTGGTACCCATTAGCGGGGTCTGGAAAGATCCCCTCCTGTCAGGTGTCGCGGTGTTTGGCCTACTGACCACCCGCGTGTTAGTAatttgtgtgttacagtagctAGGGGTGGCTCTTTCCTATGAGGACTTTCGGGACATGGGACCCCAGTCGGGGTGAGGCCCATTAGCGAGGTCTGGGTGTAGAGTCCCCCTGGCTCCTGCCTGTCGCGGCGTTTTGGCCTACAGACCAGCCGTGGGTTATGTTTTTAAGTGAGTCAAGCAGCCTGTAGTGCCTCCTCACCTGCAGACCTTCGGGTCATGGGTCACCGTCAAGGTGAGGGCCATTAGCGGGATCTAGTGTGGAGGCCCTCCTGGATCCTTGCTCCTCATTTTTGTGGATCAATCGTCGGGACGACGATTCAGGAAGGCGGGGAAGAATGTAACAGGACTAGGTCCACGCCCCTAGTTAGCTCGGCAGTGTGAGCCAATCCGTAGATGGAAGCGGCTATAAAGtctacttttattttgatagtcGACGTCCTAGCCGAACAACGTTGGTGGTCTACCTGACTCCGGCCTACACCGCAGGATTTCCGTGCGCTATGTGGCCTCCTGCGAGTTGGTTATCCAGTGACTGCTGGTAGGTAATTGCAATAGCCTATGCGTTAATAGTGACATGTCCTGTGTTTGTTATAACTTAAACTTTGGGGTTTATAGGACCATAACATGGGCAGCATTGCAAGACGTGGGCCTCACAACACAGCCGACGTCTGATTGGTATGTCACGATTAACTGTCGTCAAATTAACGTGTAGCTCTTGTTGGTTTTAATTGTGTGTACTCTTTGTGTAGCAGATCGCGGCGGTAACAGAGAGCAGCAACATCAAGGCGCCTTGGTTCCAGTTacgaacgctgctgttttgttttgtttgattttgtgtCGTTTCATTCTGTTTGTCGTATTGGCTAAGTGTTAGCCTCTGTAAGAGGGTGTTTAGTGACCTGAATGTTTCATTCATGAACTGACCGACTCGAGTGTATATTGTTTGtaataggcctagtggctcacTCATGGatcccccctctctatcctGGACAGGAGCTGCAAACCGACAGGGTGATGGGCTATTTCGGTGGTGGTGTGCCTTCACGTTTCCTGCTGTGGTGTCTGAGTATTTGATGCTGACATGTTCACGTGTGGTGTGTCGTGAGATGTGTCTGTTATACTCCTCAGCCCTGGGTAAGCTTCAGCCCTGTTCATGGCTCTCCCTATCCCTTCCCATCAGCCATTAGTCCAGCACAGTCTggtgtgtctgcgtgtatgtgtcATGTCTTCCATACTGGTATTGTTAAGTGAGATGGCTGGGACCTCTCCTTCGTGTTGTATGTAGTTATGTCAGTCTATGTGTTTATGTCAGTGCCTTTAGTGGCCAGGGTGTTGCCTGGAGAGAATCAACTCCCTGTGTTTTTAAAATGATAATAAAGACtgtttatttttggacacatgcctctggttttctgtgatcacgaacctgtgttgcctggttGTTTGTAATATCATAACCAGTCCTATAGTATTAATATgctgaggggaagggcctcagatggcgtagTCGACTTGTGTCAATTTAGAACAAACCATCCACTTTGTcacatttataaatattttacttctataattttgtcagttataaagagctcatcaagagctttcaggtgatatgtataactcaattttgaccaaaatgtctcttacgcccctttggttctcagccctcgatttcTGATATCAATAATGTTTCTAAGACACAAAAACAGTCTGGTATGGGAGTTCTGACAGTCACACTATAAGCAAATACAGCGAGTTGTCACCAAGGCCTCACACAAGGCCTCATGGTGTGACCTCTCTGCAGTTCACGCTCTGTACTCGGAACGCACCTTAAACCACTTTGACATTGTTATTTCTAATTGccattctccttaatgtagccTTATGGACATTGTTTATATTTGCTATTCTCATAATGTAGTCTGACCAGTGTTTTAAACTGTTCATTgataaattaattattgtattgcttttctttctttgtcactTTGGACCAGAATCCTAAAAGATCCCTCTCACCCAAACCATCACTTTTTCCAGCTTCTCTCCTCGGGACAAcgttttagactttttttttagatcgttatttatttatttattaatttcattattattattattattattattattattattgagctGCTGTTGTTGAGACACTGTGAACTTCCATTGCAGCCCAGCTGTAAGTGTTTGCAGCTTGTCATGACTATGAGAATGAGCTCTGTGGTGTTGAAATGTCACTGATTCTACTACTGTGTGAGGGCAGTTTAGATATCTCATTAGTGTACTGTAGCATTTCCCTGCGTTCATCCATGGAAATCAAAACATCATAGAGGTCCCTAAGGTGGAAGTTAAGGTATAAATGAGCTATCTAGTGCTTGTGTTCCCAGTACAACAAAAGATAGACAGAGTATGAAGATTCAGTTTCAAACAATAATATACTTCACTTAACGCTTTATGTAATACTAAATGTGATATTTGATTTGGTATATATTTGTGGGTTGATGTGTTTAAATGGTGCTTCATGATATTTCAATAGcgttacagtacatgtgaaatATTCCTGAAATAATGGGAAACAACTCTACTTTTAAGTTCTTTATTCTTTCTGGGCTGCAGGACTCAGGAGTTTACAAACATTTGTACTTCTTTTTGGTGTTTGTCCTTTACATTCTCATAATTATAGGCAACGTAACTTTGATCATTATTGTGACAGTGGATAAAAGTCTCCATGAGCCCATGTACATTTTCATCTGTAATCTCTGTGCAAATGGACTCTACGGAACTGTTGGCTTTTACCCTAAACTTTTACTGGACTTGCAATCTGATGTTCACATGATAAGCTACAGATGGTGCTTGATTCAAACTTATGTCATTTACAGCTCTGCGATGTGTGAAATTTCAGTTCTAACAGTGATGTCTTATGATCGTTATGTGGCTATTTGCAGACCACTGCAATACCACAGCATTGTGACTCCACGTGCTGTGTTAAAGTTGCTTGTAGTAGCCTGGACTTATCCACTCTTGTCAGGAGCAATAGTTATTCTGCTTACTTCTAGAATACCCATTTGTAGAACTTATATCCATAAATTATTCTGTGACAATCCTTCAATAATGATGTTGGGATGTAATCGAGCCACAACCAACCAGGTATGGTTGAGTTTGATGGCAGTTGCCATTTATCTTTCACAGTTAgtcttcattttaatttcttATGCCCATATTGTCCATGTTTGTATATCATCTAATGAGAGTAGAACAAAGTTCAGTAAAACTTGTGTTCCTCATATTGTGATTTTGGTCATTTATATTATGACTTCAATGTTTGATGTATTTTACAGCTGGGATGGTTCAGTAAATCTTCCAATAGGTGTGCGTAATGCATTGGCTATACAATTTCTGATTTTTCCTCCACTGTTGGACCCATTGATCTATGGCCTCCAACTTCCACAGATTCGAAAGGTACTACGTGGTCAAAGTTGTAAACACAAAATGACATGTCATCTTAGAAGAAATTGATGATTGATTGTTGTATGATGAACCATGTACTGCTTTGGATATCTTGATcttaaattgaattaaattaaattaaattcaaaaGCATCTTTATTAATGGCATTGACTCACTGTGACCAcaactcatatactgtatatatataactattgtttgcatgtgtgtaggatcattatcattatcattatcattatcattatcattaccatcggatctctgcatgcctgaaggatatttcaatctggatgaaggatcagcaccttcagcttaatctttcaaaaactgagctcttggtgtttccagcaaaaacagccattccccaacagatgaacatccagcttgattcatcctcattgactccaactagatcggcacgtaacttgggtgtcataattgatgaccaacttactttctctgagcatgttgcctcaattgcaaagtcatgtcggtacaccctgtacaacattaggaagatcagaccttatctgacacaagattccactcagcttcttgtacaggcaatggttatctccaagctggactactgcaattccctgttagctggcctacctgcttgcgtattaagaccactacagttgattcagaatgctgcagcacgactggtcttcaatcagccaaagaggacacatgtaacccctctcctagttactctccactggctccctatagtagccagaattaaatttaaatctctcactctggcctataggacactgactggatctgctcctagctacttcagttctttgatcaagatgtacattcccaaccgcccattgcgatcttctgaggagcgtctgttatgtcgacaaaccattcatgctaggtcaaactgtagatcctattcttcagtggttccgtgttggtggaatgagttgcccagtgctctccgttccagcaacagttttggatctttcaagaggggtcttaaggcatatttgtttaatatgcacttagttttttgagcgtttgttatgtgttatggtttgtataatagtattgttttattataatttgtccattgttagaatttgacatttattctgctattgtccttaaatttagccataccatactatagttattgttataattaactgagtgacttatttgattgcaattctcatttcattgttttatttctcattaggttagtgcttaattgattgtttattgataatattgctattctccctttttgtaattgttcactgttctCTTTCGGTCGACTCGTTCGACACAGACCGTGACTCTATGGGATAGCGCCCTCGCGCGACCGCTCTTGAAGCCTTTTTAAACACGCCTATTGGCGGAGAGAGCTGTCACTCACAGGTAGCCCCGCCTACCTATTATAAATTACAGTGACGCTCGCTCCTCTTCACATTTTTCGCTCTTCAAGACTCGCTAAAGAAGCCGTAACGAAGAGTTACTACCCACGCCAACGAATTCTACTTTGAGTGTTCCGGCTAAACTGTTTCCTTGGGGAAGAAGCTTACTCGACCCCACGAAACGTCGGGACATTagttaagaaagaaagaaagaaaagaaaaagaacaagaaaaaaggACAGTTCGAAATATCTGGCCGCGTCAGCTCGCCTCTTTTCGAACTTTAGCTAATTGCTAACGTTGCCGTGTAGCCTGGAGACTAGCCGCGTTGCCCGCTTCTCCACTAGCTATAACCTGCAACTAGATATTCCCTTCAATTAAGCCATGCATTCTGCGGTACGTCCCAAACTTCGACTTTGCCCTAATGCTTGTGGCCACTCGATTGAGAGGAAGGATACCCATGCCGCCTGCGTCTTCTGCTTGGGGCTCCAACATGCCCGAGAGGCCTTGGACAACCCGCAGGGATGCGCTGCCTGTTCTCGCTTCGGGCTCAGAACACTACAGCGCCGGTTTGACGATTTTGGACTCAATCTCCCGACTCAGGACAGTTCGGACCCCCTGCTCTCCGAACTCGTAATgagcgaggaggacgaggcTCAGCTCCTCAACCTGTCTGGGTCGCAAGGAGCCTCCTCCACGGCGCGTCCATCGCCGATGCCACTCCCCGCTCTGGAAGCGCTGGAGTACTCTTCTGAGGAGGACGTAGcaatggaggagtgtgtggacggCGAACtgcttttccccccctctcagcCCGCACCGGCCTCGACTGCTGCGTCGGTTATGGGGGAGTCTGCTACGGCGGAGTCTCACACCACAGCGGGCAAGCTGTTCCTTGCCACGTGCCAACGCGCTGCTAGCCGGCTTGGCGTCAAGTGGCCGCGTCCACCGCCGACGCCTGTGATCAACAGGCTAGATGGGAAtttcctcccccctccatcaCCTGCTCCCAAGCCTTCGGTCCCCCCGTTCCAGGACTGTCTGGACGACGTGGCGAAGACCCGGGGCAAGCCGTTTTCTAACCGGGTGGTCATCGGTGGTTTCGGCTCTCTAACGGAGATGGAGGGCGCCGCTGAGAGGGGGCTGCTGGATTGTCCCAAGGCTGAACAGTCACTGGCGTCCTACCTGGCTCCGGACACCAACATGGGCTTGACCGCGTCCTCCCAACTGCCGCACAAGCAGCCTAAATTCACCTCCCAGCTACTGGAGAAGAACTACAAAGCTCTTGGTCAGGCAGCCCGAGCTCAAAACACCGTGTCGCTGCTCCTCGCCTATGTGGCTGAGTTGCAGGCTGAGATGGGTGTAGCCCTCGAAGAAGGCAAACCGTTGAAAGACTTGTGGACTGAAATCCGCACCGCGATGGACTTCGTCATGAGGTCCACGCGCTGTTCCAACCAGGCTGTCGGGAGGGCTATGGGGCTGACAGTGGTAGCCCAGCGACATCTCTGGCTCAATCTGTCTAAGGTCCCTGACAAGGATAGGCACGCCTTCCTGGACGCCCCTGTGGACCCCAGCGGATTGTTCGGTTCGGCGGTCCAGGCCATGCAGACCCGCTGTGAGTCTAAGAAGAAGGAGAACGAGGCTTTCAGCTACCTCCTCCCCCGCAGACTTGCCCCGTCGACCTCGACTTCGGCTGCTGCACAACGCTCTCACTCGCCACAGCCTGCTGAGCCCGCACGCCAGTGGCCGAGCAAGCGTTTTCAGTCGACGACACCCCGCCAGTCCCAGCCACAGCCACAACCATCCCCCGCGGTGGTGCAGGGCGCCTGGGCACGACGTCCGTCGATCCAGCTCGACGCCGACACTGGCCGTCCGCCACGCCGTGGCCCAATGGCTAAGAAAAAGAAACCGGCGTAGCGGGAGTGCGAGCCCCGCACATACATGCGAGGTGTCGGGCCGGCTATATCACGCCTTGCCCGACACTCATGCATAACCCCCCCACGCTCAGCTCTGGGGGAGTTCATCGtgtcacacaagcacatgtcCCTTGTACGTGACAAAAATAAAGGCTTCATGCCCACAAGTGTCCCCTCACTCAGATTATCTAAGTCCCACGGTTACTCCTCTGGGTTTAGATCAAACACATACTTGTcaccccacaaacacaaaatccCTGTCTGTGGTGAGAATAAAATCAGCGCACCCACACGGTTGCTCTGTAATGAATCCCGTAGCCTTAAGTCACTTGGGACAGTCGAGATATTCGACCGACTTTCAGATTACCGCCCCGCTTCGCACTTGCCTTCGCCTCTTAGGCTTGATGGCATCAATGATAGCAGTAGTGCCACTGGGCCAACTGTTTATGAGGGATATGCAAAGATGGGTGTTCTCCCTGGGCTTGTGTGCGGAGCGGGGCGCACACATGAACAAAATGATATCCGTCCCGACATCGTGCATGCAAGCACTGTGAATGTGGCGAGACCCCTC
The Sardina pilchardus chromosome 13, fSarPil1.1, whole genome shotgun sequence genome window above contains:
- the LOC134099187 gene encoding olfactory receptor 10AG1-like translates to MGHRQALVLTVMSYDRYVAICRPLQYHSIVTPRAVLKLLVVAWTYPLFWDGSVNLPIGVRNALAIQFLIFPPLLDPLIYGLQLPQIRKVLRGQSCKHKMTCHLRRN